The Desulfovibrio aminophilus DSM 12254 genome segment ACCGTCGGCGCATACCGGCCTCCCGTCGCCCCCAGGCGACTTCGCCCCCAGGGAACCTTTCCGCGATGTCGCGGCAAGCCGAGACGATCTTGTTCCACCGGATCATGTGCCACCACAGAGCCTCGTAGACCTCGGCCAGCCACGACAAAGCCTCAATGCGGTCGTGAAGCGGGCAGACCTGGAGATACGGGCACGACGGGCACATGGCCTGCTGGCATCCGAGATAGTCGATCATCAGCTTGGGGTTGCTCATCCTCGCTCCTTCGTGGTCTGCACATCGCTGGCCGGGACATGGACCAGGCCCCGGCCCATGAGGACCACGGCCACATACCAGCGCCCGTCGAACCCCCGAATGGGCTCGCCCGCCACGCGGGTCAGATCAAACAGCGGGCCCACGCCCTCGGCCGTGCGGCCGTTGAGCACCCGCACCGGCTGCCCGGGCCGCAGGTCCGGGGCCGCCTCTTCGGCCAGCTTCGGGCCGCCAAGGCGCTCGGCCAGGAGCGCGCCGATCCCGGCCGCGTCCAGGTACAGGCGCCCGCCGTCGGCCGCATCCAGCCAGCGCCGGTCGAGGCGCACGCGGTAGCGGCCTCGCGCACCGTCCGGCCACTGCTCGGACGGGAACATTTCAAATTTCAGGGTCAGTTTTGCGCCGTACCAGACGCAAACCGACTTCCAAACCTTGCGGCGCTCGGCCATCACCAACACCTTCCGGCGTGGCGTTCTTCTCGTTCGATGCGCCGCCGCATCTGTCCGGGCATCCGGGCCCGGCGCTTGGGGTTGAGCCTGGCCTTCGGGGGGCGCGGGTACAGGACCGTGATCACGGTGTGGGTGTCCCTGCTGGCCACCACGCGCAGCCCGCACAGGGACAGGCACACCGTGCCGGGCTCCAAGCCCTGCTCCACCTTCCCGGAGAACACCACGGCGGCCAGCATGGGCACCGTGACGCCGCGCTCCTCCATGCGGCTGGCTGCGTGTGCGGTCAGGGGCAGCATGTCAGCTCCGCGCCGCTCGTCGTGGATAGGGCAGTGGCGGGTGGTCATGACTACACCGTTTCCTCGTTCAAAGTCCGGTAGGTGTGCACCTTGGAATTGAGATTGAAGACACCGAAAAAGGCATCCAGCGACACGCCACAGGCGTCGCAAATTCCCTGGACGGAATTGCCGCCGCGACGAATCGCGTCCAGCACCTCCTGGCGCTTCTCCTTGGGGAGAGCCAGCGCCGCCGCCTTGCAGCGGGCCTTGTACTCCACACGGTACTTCCGGCGTTCCGCAGGCAGATCAATGCCCGCGACCTTGGCGGCGGCACGAAATTCCCGACGCAGCGCCGCGCGTTCCTTCTTGGTCTCGCAGTGCTCCAGACGATCACTGATGCGCACCAGCATCTTCCGCGCTTGTGCTTGTTCTCGGCGCGTGGTCATGGCTCTACCCCGACAAGCACCAACGCTTTTTCCGCCGCACTTTGCGCGCCGAACAGGTCTCCTCGCACAGCGCAGAGGATCACTTCGCGGAGGCCCTCGATGAGGATATTCCGGTCCTTGTTCCCGGCCCCAATCTCTCGCTCCAGGCAGTCCGGGCAATGATGGGGGTCCGGATACCCATGTGGGCACTCTTTGTACTGTATCGCCATCTACGCTCTCCCTCGGCTGCTCATCAGGCCCGGGCCGCCACGCCCGGACGACCGCCCCATGCGGGGCGGTTTCGCTATTTGGCGAACGTGATCGCCGTGTCCTCGCCGAACGTGTCATTGATGCCCATGACCGTGACGACGGCCATCTGTTGCGCGAGCGTGCCCTCGTCCTCGCGCTGGACCGGCGGATCAAAAACGACGCGCACATCGACGGCCCCGCCATCCTCGTTGTCCTGGAAGGTGACAGTCACCTTGGCCATCAGGCGACCGCTTCCTTGAGCACCTTGGTCATGCTGAACTTCACCGCCGTTTTGGCGGGCACCTGGATGGTCGCCCCCGTGCGCGGGTTGCGGCCCTCGCGGGCCGCGCGCCGCACGGCCTTGAGCTTGCCCAGGCCGGGAAGGGGCACCTCGCCCCCGGCCACGAGTTCGGCGGCGGCCACGCGGCCCAGGTTGTCCAGGACCAGTTCCACCGTCGTGCCCGGCACGTTCGCCGCCTTGCTCACCTGGGACACCAGTTCTGCCTTGGTCATGGTCTTCTCCTTCGGTTTTCCGGCTTGCGCCGTGGGTTATTGGGTTTTCGTCAGCCGCGTGGCTTCCCGGCGCATGTCCGTGGCCTCGCCGCGCATGTGCACGGGGATCAGCCGCGAGACCCGCAAGGACTCCAGGAATTTCGCCTGCCGCCGCGTCAGGTTGGTCAACTGCGTGAGCTTGATGCGGGCCTCGGCCAGGGCGTTGTCCTCGACCGGCGCGCCCTGCTCGGCCGCCTGGGCCTGACGCTCCAGGTCCAAGGCCACGCTCCGCATGTGGCCGGGCAACAGGTTGGTCTCACGGGTGTCGCGGACGAACCGCGCAAGTTTCCGAACCAGGGCCTGAAACATGAGGGTGCTGGACTCGGCGTCGCGCAGCGCGCGCACCAGCCCCTCGCGCGGGGGCGTGGCCGGGGTGGCCGGGGTGGATTCTTGTCCGTCCATGTGGCCTCCTAGACCGCCGCCATATCCAGCGGGATGGGGTCATACCGGCCCGAGGCCGTGCGCTCGTACACGCGCACGTAAGCCTTGGTCCCGGTCACTTGGATGCTGTCGCCGATGGCCCGCATGGCCTGCTGCCAGCGTTCGTCGGTGATCTCCAGGCGACGCAGGTTCAGGATGCGGCCGGTGTTGATGCGGCCTTCCTTGTCCACCTGGAACGCCTGGTCGATGAGCGCCTGCAACTCCGAGCGGGCCCCCTCGGTCCAGTCGCGCAGGCATTCGTCCACCAAGGCCTTGGCCGCCTGGAGGCGCTCGTCGAAGGTGATGTGCTCGGCCACCTGGCGGACGATCTTGAACCGGCCGTCGTAGCTCGTCAGGCTCACGTTGCCCTTGTCCCCGCCCAGCTTGGCCCCGTACTTCTCGGCCGACAGGGCCACGAACGCGCCCACGTCGCCCATGAGTTCGGCCTTGAGCCGGGCCAGGGCCTCGCGCATCGCCCTGACCTTGGCGACCTTTTCCATGACCAGCTCGTGCCGGGCCATGTCGATCTCGCGCACCTGGTCGCGCGGGATCAGGTGTCCCTGGGCGTTTTCCATGTATCCTTCGGGCATGTTCTCCTCCCTCACTGCTTCATGGCCAGCGGCGCGGCGGCGTCAGCGATCGCCACCACAGCCAAGGCCACGCGGGTTTCGAGGTTCCGGGCATCCTCGGCCGCCTGGTCTAGCACTCGGCAGGCCGAGCGGATGATCTCCCACTGTTCCTGGGTAACGCCCCAGGCCAGCTCGCGCAGCTTCAGGGCCGCGCCCTTGATGTTCTCGTGGATCATGCGTCGTCGCCTCCGTTGTCTCCGCTGCGCCAGACGACCTGGCCCAGGTTCGGGTCATACAGTTGTTTGATCCGTTGGATCATGGGCGGCCGGGGCCCGGTGTAGCGCGAGGGCACCCAGCGCCAGCGCGATGCCCCGCCGGGCTTGGAAATCCGGGCCAGGTATCCGGCGCGGCAGAGCCAGATGCAGTACTGCCTGGCCTCGCACTGGGCCACGGCGATCCCGGCCGCCAGCACTCGTGCCGTCAGGTCGTCCACGTTGAACTCCTTGAGCACCCGCATGGTGCGCCAGAGCGCCTCGCGGCCCTGGCCCGACGTGACCGGTCCGCCGTCCTTGCGCAGGCGCGGCGTCTCCACGCCCATGTCCCGCTCCAGGCGGTAACGGACCTCCCGGTCCGTGGTGTCGCGGCTGACGACGCCGCCCCGGGCCAGGCGGTTGAGGTAGTCCCGCGTGGTGGCCCGCAGCGTCCGTGCCGCGTCGGCGATCTCCTGAAGCGTGCCCCCGCGCACCGTGCGCAAGGCCGCCCATATCCGGTCTTGGGGACCGAGGCCCCCGGCTGGGAGCAGATGCACCGGCCGCCGCGCCATCAGATGTCCCTCCGAGCGGCGCGGCCGGTATAGAAGGCCAAGCCGGACAAGGCCGCCAAGTCCACGGTGTCCAGGCCCAGCTCTGCGGCCCGTTCCCGGGCCAGTTCCAGGTTGACGCAGATCCTCCGCGCCGACCCTTGTGACAAATCGTGGATGCGCCGCAGCAGGTCCGCGCCCATGCGCACGCCCGGGCACCAGAAACGGGCCAGCTCGGCCGCGTCCTCCAGGCTGGCGGGCTGGGCCGCCACCCAGTTCAGGATGCGGCCGTGAAACCGCTCCCAGCGCTCCAGCTTTCCGGGCAGGCCCTCCTCGCCGATGAGCATGATGGCCGCCCGGCTGGCCTCGTAAATATCCTTCACGATCTGCGCCAGACCGCGTTCCACCACATGATCCATCTCGTCGATGATGAGTGGGCGACCCGAAAGCGCGAGCTGCTCGGCCGCCTGGTCCGCCATCTCCGGGATGGTCCGGCCGGGTTGGATGCCCATCTCCTTGAGCATGGCCGTCAGCATGGCCTTGCGCGTCCAGGTGCTGCGACCCTCCACGTAGTAGGCTCGGTGCGCGTTGGCAGCCACCACCGCACCCGTGGATTTGCCCCAGCCGGACGGGCCGTGGAAGACCACCAGGCCGGGCAGATGCCGGGGCCGGGACATGGCCCGGTCCAAGGCGGTCAAACATATTCCCACATTCTGGAGCGGGGCCATTGGTTCCATCGTCTGCGTCATGTCTCCTCCCTGTCAGTTGGCCTGGGCCACGCGCGCGCCATAGATGCGCTCCATGGTCCGCATGGCTCGGTAGCCCGAGGTGTTGGGGTAGGTCTGATGCCAACGCTTTTCCTGTTCGGTCACGGCCTCGCCGGAGGCGATCCGGGCATCCAGTCGCTTCCAGCGCGCGTCGATCTCCTGCGGGGTCTCTTGCTTGACGGGCATGGGCGTCACCTGGCCGGAGCGCACCCGCTCCAGGGCGGCGGCCTCGGCCGCGTCCAGGGGCCGAGCCTGGGGAGTGGAGGGCAGGGCCGCGCGCCTGGCCTCCACGGCCTTGACCGCTTCCAGGGTCTCCAGGCGGCGCTGCGCCTCGGGCAGGACCACCCGCTTGAGCATCTCCCCGGCCGTCGAGGCCACCAGCTTCTTCTGCTCGGCCTTGTAGGCCAGCTTCTGTTGCAGGGAGGCCTGCTGTTCCGGGGTGCCCAGGATGGCGGCCATCGGGTGCTCGGCCCCGTAGGTCCGCGCCTCGCACATGAATTTCCCGTCCGTGTCGTAGACCAGGATGGTGTCGGGCTCCTGGGGGTCGTAGCGCACCACGCATTTGTGGCGGCGGTCGGAGAGCATGGGGTGGTAGTAGTGCCGCCCGCGCAGGCTCACGCCGTGCTTGGTGATCCCCTTGACTTCCTTGGAGAGCATGAGCAGGTCCAGCCGGGCCAAATCCACGCCGGGGCCCACTCCCAGGCTGAACACGTCGATGGGCGCGCGGCCCCTGAGATGAGCCGCCCGGCTGGGACGCCGCACGTACTCGTCGAACCACAGCGCCAGGGCCTTGTAGGTCTCCTCCAGGGTCAGGGGACGGCCGCCCATCGCCGCATAGGCCCGCCGATGCACGTCCTCGCCGCGTTTCATCCGCGCTGGCTTGGCGTCGATGCAGTTGCCGGTGTACGAGGGCGACCAGACCTCAAGCTCATGCAGGGTGCCGAAAAACCGCTCAACCGGCTTGCTCTGGCCGTGGTACGGCTGGGCGTGGACCACGTGCATGTCCAGGTCGTCATAGAGCCCGTTCATGCCCACCGTGGTCCCGGTGTCCTCCAGCAGACTGGCGATGCCGCACTGCCGGAAATCCGCGACCCCCGAGAAGAACCGGGCCCGGAACGCCTTGCCGTTGTCCAGGTAGGCCACTTTCGGGGTCTTCCCCAGGGCGATGCAGGCCCGGCGGAACGCCGCCGCGATGCACTGCACGTTCTCCGTAGCCATGACTTCCCAGCCCACCGGGTAGTTGCTGGCCCCGTCGAACCACATGAGCAGCGTCATGCGGCAGGGCTTGCCCGTGGCGGGATTGATGGACTCGAAATTGAGCGTGTGGCCGTCCGCGATGAGCACGTCGCCCACGTTGATGAGGCTCCAGTCCCGGCGGATGGACCAGGCGCATTTGTCGTTCCAGGCCTTGGTTCCCTCGCGGACCATGACCCAGGTTTGGTGGCACTCGCCGATGTAGCGGTCCAGGAAGCGGCGCATGGTGGCCTCGGACGGAATGGGCGAGAGGCCCTGGGCCCGCATGATCTTCCCGGCCTCGCGCACCGCGACGGAGATGGCAGGGCTGTTGGGGTTGAGCGCCGTGCGCAGCAGCACCCGGCGGTGCTCGTCCGTCAACACGGACTGCCCGCGATGCGCCAGGCCCCGCCGATCCGCCAGCACGAGAACTGATCCCTGGCGCTCCTGGGCCACTTTCCAGCGCTCCAGGGACTGCCACGACACCTTGCCCAGGGCGTCCAAAAGGTTGGGCCAGCCACCAGCGAGGTACGCCTCGACAAAGTCCCGCTTCGCCGCCACGGTCGCGCCGTGCCGTCGCTGCCATTCCAAGTACAGTCGGATCAAATCCGCCTTGGCCAGCGCCTTGGCCCGGCGCGCGGCGTCCAGGGCCTGGGCCGGAACCGGCGCGCCGGGGGCCGCCGGGAGCTGCGCGACGGCCAGGGCCGGGGAGGTCTCGGCCAGGGCCTTCTGCTCGGCCACCCGGATGGCCAGCCGCGTGGCCTCGGGCATGGACGCCACCAGCCACTCCCGGCCGCCGCCTCGGCCCGCGCGGGGGCGGGACTTCCAGGACTCACGGGTGGCCATTCTGTGGACGGCCCTCACCGGGCGGTCGAGCAGCCCTGACAACTCCGTGGAGCTATATGATTCCTTGATGGTGGACATTGGAGACCTACGCGGCGTCCTTTCGATTCCGTTTCGGCTTGGGCTCTCGGCGCGTACCGCCCCGGAATGCCGGACCGTTGTCGATAAGCACGATGCGCGGCGCACAAAACGGATTGTGCATCAACATCTTCGCGATCTTGACCTGGTCCATCACGCCACCTTCCCTTCGGTGTCAGCCGCTTCCGTTTGATTCGGGTCGAACAGATATTTCTCCGGCACACCCAGCTCCCGCAGCCGGTCCAACACCAGGGCGGAATGCTTGTTCCCGTTGATGGTCCCGGACACGAGTTGATGGCAGACGCCCAGCTCCCGGGCCAGATCGGCCTGGCTGATCCCATGCCCGTCCAGGCATTCCTGGATGCGCCGCCGGACCTTGAACCGCGCCAGGCCGCACTTCAGCCGCACCCCCGGCATTCTCTTCGCCTTCATATGGATTCCTCCAATTGCTTCTTCTTCCTCCGTGCCTCCCGCTCGGAGACACAAGCCCGGCCATAGTCCCGCAGCTTGCGGTCCTCGGCCGTGAGCACGTCCAGGCCGACCACGCGGAGCAGCATCCGCAGGGGATCATAGTTTTTGGTGGCCAGACAAAAGACCACCACCGCCAACAGCGAGGGGGTGTGATCCCGGTCCCCGGGCGAGAGCCACTTATCCAGTGTGTCCTTCGAGATTGCCTTGACGTTCCCGGCCGTGAGCCGGACCCCGGCCGAGACTGCCACCGCGTTGATGCGGTCCAGCAGGAGCTTGCGCCCCTCTTCATCCGCCCCGGCCGCGCGGTTCATCGCGGCCCGGACGGAGGGGATGAGTCCGGCCAATTGGCTCATGCCGTCGTCATCAAAGAGGGAGAGTTGTTTCATGACCTCGCCGTCCGCTCGGGTTCAGGGTCGACG includes the following:
- a CDS encoding DUF4258 domain-containing protein; this encodes MTTRHCPIHDERRGADMLPLTAHAASRMEERGVTVPMLAAVVFSGKVEQGLEPGTVCLSLCGLRVVASRDTHTVITVLYPRPPKARLNPKRRARMPGQMRRRIEREERHAGRCW
- a CDS encoding HU family DNA-binding protein encodes the protein MTKAELVSQVSKAANVPGTTVELVLDNLGRVAAAELVAGGEVPLPGLGKLKAVRRAAREGRNPRTGATIQVPAKTAVKFSMTKVLKEAVA
- a CDS encoding DUF3164 family protein encodes the protein MPEGYMENAQGHLIPRDQVREIDMARHELVMEKVAKVRAMREALARLKAELMGDVGAFVALSAEKYGAKLGGDKGNVSLTSYDGRFKIVRQVAEHITFDERLQAAKALVDECLRDWTEGARSELQALIDQAFQVDKEGRINTGRILNLRRLEITDERWQQAMRAIGDSIQVTGTKAYVRVYERTASGRYDPIPLDMAAV
- a CDS encoding AAA family ATPase — encoded protein: MTQTMEPMAPLQNVGICLTALDRAMSRPRHLPGLVVFHGPSGWGKSTGAVVAANAHRAYYVEGRSTWTRKAMLTAMLKEMGIQPGRTIPEMADQAAEQLALSGRPLIIDEMDHVVERGLAQIVKDIYEASRAAIMLIGEEGLPGKLERWERFHGRILNWVAAQPASLEDAAELARFWCPGVRMGADLLRRIHDLSQGSARRICVNLELARERAAELGLDTVDLAALSGLAFYTGRAARRDI
- a CDS encoding Mu transposase C-terminal domain-containing protein; this encodes MSTIKESYSSTELSGLLDRPVRAVHRMATRESWKSRPRAGRGGGREWLVASMPEATRLAIRVAEQKALAETSPALAVAQLPAAPGAPVPAQALDAARRAKALAKADLIRLYLEWQRRHGATVAAKRDFVEAYLAGGWPNLLDALGKVSWQSLERWKVAQERQGSVLVLADRRGLAHRGQSVLTDEHRRVLLRTALNPNSPAISVAVREAGKIMRAQGLSPIPSEATMRRFLDRYIGECHQTWVMVREGTKAWNDKCAWSIRRDWSLINVGDVLIADGHTLNFESINPATGKPCRMTLLMWFDGASNYPVGWEVMATENVQCIAAAFRRACIALGKTPKVAYLDNGKAFRARFFSGVADFRQCGIASLLEDTGTTVGMNGLYDDLDMHVVHAQPYHGQSKPVERFFGTLHELEVWSPSYTGNCIDAKPARMKRGEDVHRRAYAAMGGRPLTLEETYKALALWFDEYVRRPSRAAHLRGRAPIDVFSLGVGPGVDLARLDLLMLSKEVKGITKHGVSLRGRHYYHPMLSDRRHKCVVRYDPQEPDTILVYDTDGKFMCEARTYGAEHPMAAILGTPEQQASLQQKLAYKAEQKKLVASTAGEMLKRVVLPEAQRRLETLEAVKAVEARRAALPSTPQARPLDAAEAAALERVRSGQVTPMPVKQETPQEIDARWKRLDARIASGEAVTEQEKRWHQTYPNTSGYRAMRTMERIYGARVAQAN
- a CDS encoding helix-turn-helix domain-containing protein, with translation MKAKRMPGVRLKCGLARFKVRRRIQECLDGHGISQADLARELGVCHQLVSGTINGNKHSALVLDRLRELGVPEKYLFDPNQTEAADTEGKVA